The DNA region AAAAATACTAGACATGATTTTCTCCTTTGGTTTATCTTTAATTTAGTTTTAATAATTAGCATTGTACGTGAATCGGTAAATTTCGACAATTATCTTTTTTAAAAAAGTATGTTAACAATCTATGAAAGGGGGATCCGATTGAAGATCCAACAGAGCCATGGCATCAGCCAGGAGCGCTTTGTTCCTGTGCGGGAGAAAGGAAAAGAGTCTCCAGCTTTTCAACAAATTTTTCAGGAGACGCAATTTGATTTAACACAGGATCGCTTGCAATCGCTTCTCAAAGTGCTGGACCAAAATGGAAACCGTTTAAGCACGTCGAAATCTGTAAGGGATTTACTGGCTTACAAACAAAGCATTCAGGACTTTTTAAAAGAAGTGGTTCAAAATGGATACTCTTTAGAAGAGTATCGGAGTTTTCATCCCAATGGACGAGACAAACGGCTAAAAATAATTAAACAAATTGATCAACAGCTGATCCAGCTTTCGGAGCAGATAATCGAAAAACAAGCCGCATCTGTTGATTTATTGAAGACAATCGGTGAAATCAAAGGGCTTTTGGTAAATTTATACACATAAGGAGGGCATGACAATGCTTCGAGGAATTGATACGGCTGCATCTGGAATGATTGCTTTACAGAGAAAGCAAAATGCATTGACAAATAATTTGGCGAACGTCGAAACCCCTGGCTTTAAACAGGACTCAAGTCCGTTACGATCCTTTCCAGAAATGCTGATAGAACGGATTACAAACGCCGAGAATTCAGGGTCACCAACTAAAATTGGGATATTATCTATGGGTGTGTATAATCAAGAAACAATCCCCCTCTTTTCGCAGGGAAGTTTACAGAGCACGAATAACCCCTTTGATGTGGCTATTAACGACCAGGCCCTTGCTCCGGTTTTAGCAAATGGCCAAGCGATTCAACCATCGGCGTTCTTTGCGGTGCAAACAGCAGATGGTAGTTTACAATTAACAAGAAATGGCCAGTTTTCTGTTAATGAAAACGGTCAGCTGACGACTTCCTCAGGAGATTTGGTGTTAGGGAAGGATGGCAATCCGATAGCGGATCAGGAGCTTTCTTCAGGAGATGTTTCAATCCAATCCAATGGGGACATCATCGTTTTTCCAGGTGATCCAGCACGAGCAAGAACGATTGGCTCGCTAGGCATAATGGTGGTTAACAATCCGAATGAATTAATCAAGAAGGACAATGGCTTGTTTGAGCTAAACGGAGCAGATGCTTCGATGCTTGCCCAAACACTTCCGACAGGTTTACAGCTGCACCATAAAATGGTGGAGCAATCAAACGTCGATACACAGAGTACCATTACTGAAATGATGGCAAATATTCGCTTGTATGAGGCGAATCAAAAAGTACTTCAGGCATATGACAAAACACTTGAACAACTAAATACGATTGGAAGGGTATAAACACTATGAATACATCTTTATTGATCGCTTCGTCAGGGGTTCGTGCCTATCAAGGCAAACTTGATACCATTGCCAATAACATTTCAAATGTGGAAACTACCGGTTTTAAGCGTAGAGCGGCGGTATTTTCTGAAAATCTAACCGTATCGATTCAAAACCAAACGGATCAGCAAAAAGAGGTAGGGCGTTTGACTCCAGCAGGCATTCGGACAACCTTTGGATCACGGATAGCGGCAACAGCACTCGATTTGACCCAAGGTGTACCAAAGCAAACAGAGCAGCCTTTTGATTTCATGGTCGAAGGAAACGGATATTTTCAAGTGAGACGTACAACCGGGACGATAACGGAAATTCTCTACACGAGAGGTGGCGCCTTTTTGCAAACCCCAGTCGGTGACGGACGTTTTCAACTCGTCAATGCACAGGGGGATGTGTTGCTCGATCAAAATGGAAATCCAATTGAAATGAGCAAAGACCAAGAATTTGTCGTCGCGAGTGATGGAACAATTGCCGGGACCAATCAAAGAATTGGAATGGTTGACTTTAGCAATCCACAGCTACTTAAGGGGGATGGCGGTGTCTACCGCTTAACCGGTGGAGATGTTAATCTAATAACCACGGATTATCAAATTCGACAAGGGTTTTTAGAAGCATCTAACGTTGACTTAAATCAAGAAATGACAGAAATGATCAAAGCCCAAAGAGGCTACCAAGCGAACGCCCGTGCACTAAGCTACGCGGATCAGATGATGGGAGTCGCCAACGGAATTATGAGATCGTAACTTTTTGGGAGCGGTAACTGCATGTTTTAGGTGCAGGCCGTTTTTTTTTTTGAAAAAAAGAAAATAACCCCTAAACTATAAATGTTCAACTGCCGATACAAAGAGTAAGGATAGAGCTTAAAGGAGCGGACTTTATGAAAATTAATCCAATCAATCGATTAGATGCCTATCAGGCATATCAAAAAAAT from Neobacillus sp. FSL H8-0543 includes:
- a CDS encoding YaaR family protein — translated: MKIQQSHGISQERFVPVREKGKESPAFQQIFQETQFDLTQDRLQSLLKVLDQNGNRLSTSKSVRDLLAYKQSIQDFLKEVVQNGYSLEEYRSFHPNGRDKRLKIIKQIDQQLIQLSEQIIEKQAASVDLLKTIGEIKGLLVNLYT
- a CDS encoding flagellar hook-basal body protein, with translation MLRGIDTAASGMIALQRKQNALTNNLANVETPGFKQDSSPLRSFPEMLIERITNAENSGSPTKIGILSMGVYNQETIPLFSQGSLQSTNNPFDVAINDQALAPVLANGQAIQPSAFFAVQTADGSLQLTRNGQFSVNENGQLTTSSGDLVLGKDGNPIADQELSSGDVSIQSNGDIIVFPGDPARARTIGSLGIMVVNNPNELIKKDNGLFELNGADASMLAQTLPTGLQLHHKMVEQSNVDTQSTITEMMANIRLYEANQKVLQAYDKTLEQLNTIGRV
- a CDS encoding flagellar hook-basal body protein; translation: MNTSLLIASSGVRAYQGKLDTIANNISNVETTGFKRRAAVFSENLTVSIQNQTDQQKEVGRLTPAGIRTTFGSRIAATALDLTQGVPKQTEQPFDFMVEGNGYFQVRRTTGTITEILYTRGGAFLQTPVGDGRFQLVNAQGDVLLDQNGNPIEMSKDQEFVVASDGTIAGTNQRIGMVDFSNPQLLKGDGGVYRLTGGDVNLITTDYQIRQGFLEASNVDLNQEMTEMIKAQRGYQANARALSYADQMMGVANGIMRS